Below is a genomic region from Microbacterium sp. LWO12-1.2.
TGAACAGGCGCCCGTGCACCACCAGATGCGAGACGAGATCAGCGGTGAACACCGCGAGCAGGGTGCCGAGCACTGTGACGATCAGGGTCGCGGCGGACTCTCCGGCAGTCGGGTGACCGTGACTGGAGAGGGTGATCACGACCGCGAGTGCGGCGAAGGTGAGGTAGATCCGCTCCTTCAGGTGCGCAGCGCGCGCGGCTCGTTCGGCGTCGTCGATCTCGTGAGCCATGTCGGTCTCCGCTCTGTGGGGGCGGATCCAGCGTAGGCGGCCGGCGAGCCCGTTCCCGGCCAACCGTCAGAGAGCACCCGCGATCACCCCTTAGACTGGGGGGACCAAGGGGAGTACTCCGACACGGTGGGTTCGTCATTACGGATGCAATCGCATCCCGGTTCACCGGTTCCTGATCTCAGGAATGGAGAAGACTTTGGCGCTGCTTTCTGCTACGCCGACTCTGGAGCTTCTCTTGGAAATCACCCCCCTCATCTGGGTCATCACGATCGCCGTCACGATCGCGTTCTTCGTCTATGAGTTCTTCGCGCACGTGCGCACGCCTCACGAGCCGACCGTCGCCGAGTCCGCGCGGTGGTCGATCTTCTACATCAGCCTCGCGCTGCTGTTCGGTGTCGGCATCGGCGTCTTCTCGGGCTGGACGTTCGGCGGGGAGTACTTCGCCGGGTATCTGACCGAGAAGGCACTGTCGATCGATAACCTCTTCGTGTTCCTGATCGTGATGACCGGGTTCGCGGTACCGAAGATCTATCAGCAGAAGGTGCTGATGATCGGCATCGTGATCGCGCTGATCCTCCGCGGAATCTTCATCGCGGTCGGCGCGACGCTGATCGAGAACTTCTCCTGGATCTTCTACCTGTTCGGTGCGCTGCTCCTCGTTCTCGCCTACCGTCAGGCCTTCAGCAGCCACGAGAGCGACCCCGCCAACGGACGCTTCATGACCTTCGTCCGCCGCCACCTTCCCGTGAGTGACGAGTACAACAAGGATCGCCTGACGGTGGTCAAGAACGGCAAGCGCTTCGTCACCCCGATGCTCCTCACGATCATCGCGATCGGCTTCATCGACCTCGTGTTCGCGGTCGACTCGATCCCCGCGATCTACGGTCTGACCGACGAGGCGTACATCGTGTTCACCGCGAACGCCTTCGCGCTCATGGGTCTGCGTCAGCTGTACTTCCTGATCGGCGGTCTCCTGGAGCGCCTCGTGTACCTCGCGCAGGGCCTCGCCGTCATCCTCGCCTTCATCGGCGTCAAGCTCGTGTTCCACGCCCTGCACGTCAACGAGCTGCCGTTCATCAACGGCGGAGAGCCGGTGCTCTGGGCGCCCGAGATCCCCATCTGGTTCTCGCTGCTCTTCATCGGTGCGACCATCGCCGTCGCCACCGTCGCCAGCCTCATGAAGACGCGTCGTACTCCCACTTCCGTCTCCTCGCACACCGACACCATCGACACGCCCACCAACAAGGAGCACTCTTGAGCGCGCAGCGCTGTTCTGACTCTTCGGACTCTGACAGTACGAGCGTCCGGTTCGTCCCGGACGCTCACCCCACGACAGACAGGGCTGCCCGCTGATGGGCGACCTGCTCTGGAACATCGCCCTCGTCTTCGCGTTCGTGCTCATCGGTGGTGTCTTCGCCGCCACTGAGATGGCGCTCGTCACGCTGCGCGAGAGCCAGATCACCGCGATCGGCCAGCGCGGACGCCGCGGTGCGAAAGTCGCGGCCCTCGCTCGCAACCCCAACACCTTCCTCTCGGCGGTGCAGATCGGTGTGACCGTGGCCGGCTTCGCGTCGGCCGCGTATGGGGCGACCTCGATCGCGCCGTCCGTGGCTCCGGTCTTCGAATCGTGGGGAATGGCCGCTCCGCTGTCGCTCACCGTCGCGACCCTGGTGCTCACGCTGATCATCGCGTACCTGTCGCTCGTGCTCGGCGAGCTCGTGCCGAAGCGTCTGGCGATCCAGCGCAACGCGCAGTTCGCGTATGCCGTCGCACCTGCGCTGAACGGCTTCGCCACCGTCATGCGTCCGGTGATCTGGCTCCTGTCGGTCTCGACCAACGCGCTCGTGCGCGTACTGGGTGGTGATCCGCATAAGACCGCCGATGAGATGACCGACGAAGAGGTGCGTGAGATCGTCGCCAGTCATCAGGGTCTTCCGGATGACGAGCGACGGATCCTCGATGACGTGCTGTCTCTGCGCGGGCGGCAGATCAGCGAGGTCATGCGACCTCGTCCGGAGGTCGTCGCACTCGACGAGACGTTCACGGTCGCTGAGGCGATCGCGCAGGCACGGGAGCTGCCGTTCTCGCGGTACCCCGTCTCGGACAAGTCCATCGACGACATCACCGGCTTCGTCCACGTGCGCGACCTGTTCGAGGCTGTCGCTGAAGATCCGACGAAGCCGCTCGCCACGCTGGTGCGCCCCATCCTCTACATCCCGTCGACGGCGCGGGTGCTGCCGACGCTCACGCGCCTGCGGGCAGAGGGCCAGCACATCGCCGTCGTCGTCGACGAGTACGGCGGAACCGACGGGTTGGTCACGCTCGAGGATCTGGTGGAGGAGGTCGTCGGCGAGATCTTCGATGAGTACGACACGGCTGAGCTGGAAGCTCCGGGCGGAGCACTCGACGGGCGCCTCAACCTGCAGGACTTCGAAGAGGCGACGGGCATCGAGTTGCCGCGAGGCTCCTCCGACACGATCGCCGGATTCGTGACGGAGCAGCTCGGTCGCCTTGCCGTGGTCGGCGACACCGTGGAAGTGGAGGGCGCCACCATCCAGGTGGCCGAGCTCGATCGGCGCCGCATCGCTCGCGTGCGGGTGACCGCACATCCTGACGGGGACCGACCAGCGGGCGGATGATGCTCAGGTGGGGAAGGGCACTCCGGTGATCTTCTCCGCCGCGCTCCACAGGGAGGAGCCGTTCGCGGGCGAGTGCACCTCGTCCGACACGGTCACGCGCGCGGGCGTGCCGCGGAACTCGAGCGCGCCGCTCGGCCCCCAGTAGTCGCCGCTCACGACATCGGGGCCGGTGGCCGCGTGCACGATCGGCAGCGCCCCACCGTCCTTGCCCTGCACGACTCCGCGTGTCATCGACGCGAGGGCGCGCAGGATGCCCGGGGTCTCGACGGCTCCGGGGCGCGGCGGCGTGAGCGGATCGACCGCGTAGCCCGGGTGCGCGCAGACCGCCATGCGAGGGGAATCGGCCCAACGGCGATCGAGTTCGAACGCGAAGGCCATGAGCGCCGCCTTCGAGCGTCCGTACTGCCGGAGGGAAGACCCCCGCCACGGATCGGAGAGTGTGGCGGGGGCGATCGGTGCGAAGCGGTGGGCGAGCGAACCGACCGCGACCACGCGGGCATCCTCTGCCAGCGCGTGCGTGAGCTGCGCGATGAGCGCGAAGTGCCCGAGGAAGTTCGTGCCGACCATCAGGTCGAGCCCATCGCTCGTGCGGGCGTCGCGCTGAGCGGCTTTGACCCCGGCGTTGCAGACGACGGCATCGAGCCGTTCGTCGATACCGGATGCCGCCTCTGCGACGCTCGTGAGGGAGCCGAGGTCGAGGGGGAGGATGCCCAGATCGGCTTGCGGCGCCTGCGACCTGACCGCATCCACCGCCAGCCGTGCGCGCTCGGGTGATCGGCATCCCAGGATGACACGGGCACCACGCACCGCGAGCTGCTCGACGCACCAGTAGCCGATCCCCGCGTTCGCCCCGGTGACGAGGATCGTGCGGCCGTGCAGTTCGGCGGAAGCATCCATCCCCTCAACCTACGCGAGAAGGGTGTCGCCGATGAAGCCGCCCTCGCGGCAGCCCGGCGGAACGGCGAAGACGGCGGAGCCGATCGGGGTGGTCCACTCGTTGAGCAGGTCGAGCTCGTCGAGCCGTCGCTGCATCGGGGTGAACTGCCGGTCGACGTCGGCCTGGAACGACACGAAGAGCAGTCCGGACTCGGAGACGCTGCTTCCGGCTGGGCGCTCGTCGTAGTTGTAGGCGCGTCGGAAGATCTTCTCTCCGTCGTCGCCCCGCGCGCGACGGATGTGCGCGAACTGCGGGATGACCGGAAAGCCGATCGCGGTCGTGGCCTCGAAGTCGGGTTCGTCGAACTCCTTCTTCCCGGTCAGAGGAGCGCCGTTCGCGAGGTTCCGTCCGACCGATGCCTCCCGTCCGCTGCGGTCCAGCCGATCCCACTTGTCGAGGTCCATCCTGATGCGGCGGATCACGGCGCTCGTGCCACCGGTCAGCCACCCGTCATCCGACCACACCACGGCGTCGAAGTCCTTCGTCCCCGGCTGCGGGTTCGTGGTGCCGTCGACCTGGCCGAACAGGTTGCGCATGGTGGTGCCGGGCCGTTCCGTGCCGTACGCACGGCGGAAACCGTTCTGACTCCACCGCAGGCTCGCGAAGCTGCGGGTGTCCTTGAGCAGCATGCGCGCCGCGTGCGCCACAGTCAGCGGATCGTCTCCGGCGATCTGCAGCAGCAGGTCGCCGTCGCTGAACTCGGGCTGGAGCCGGTCGACCGTGAAGGCCGGGAGCGGCGCGAGCCACGTCGGAGCCGTGCCGGCGGCGCGCGCCACGAGCCCGGGGCCAAAGCCGAAGGTCACGGTCAGTCGCGCCGGGGCCATGGCGAGTTCGGGCTCCGAATCCGCGAGCGCGGGGACGCCCTGGGTGAGTCGGGCGGCGTCGTCTGTGAGGATGCGCAGCAGCCGGGTGAGACCCTCGCGGTCGGTCGTGTCCAGGAGATCCAGCCCCAGGAACAGGCCGTGGGCCTGCGCGGGGGTGTCGATCCCGGCCTGATGGATGCCGTAGAACGGGACGGTCTCCTCGCCGTTCATGGGTGTCGCCGGCGCGGGCGCCGGGGTGTCCTGTCGGTTGAGCGCGTAGTCGACACCGATCGCCGCGGCCGCGCCGACACCGGCGACAGCTCCTCCGAGGAGGAACTGCCGCCGGGTCGACCCGGTGCGATCGGAGCGCGCGCCCTCAGCGGGCGCCGGCATCAGTGATCCATGCCCTCGTGCTCGTCGCCGTCCTCGTAGTTCTCGTTCGCGCCCGAGTAGTCCTTCACCGGGGCCGTGAACTCGTACGTCGAGTCGTCGGAGAATGTCAGGGTGACGGTGACCTCGGCGCCGGCCTGCAGCGGGGCCGCCAGGTCCATGAGCATGATGTGGCTCGCGCCCGGCTCCAGCACCAGGGTGCCGCCGGCCGGGATCACGAATCCACCCTCGATCTCGCGCATGACCATCTCGCCGGCCTCGTTCTCCACGGTCTCGTGCAGCTCGACCATGCTCGACGCGGCGGTCTCGGCGGAGACGACGGTGACGTCATCCGCACCGGTGTTGGTGAGGGTGCCGAACGCCGCCGACATCCCCTCTTCGGCGGACTTCACCCACGCGTCCTCGATCGTGACCGAATCTCCGGCCGGAGCGGACTCCGACTCCGCCGGCGCGCTGGTGCCGGCACACCCGGTCAGTGCGAGCAGCGAGACCGCGACCAGCGCGGCGAAGCGAGACAGCGGGTTCAGGGAGGTGTTGTTCATGGGATTACCTTTCACAGTTCTCGTTCTGCGGTGCCGTCGTTCTCGGGCGCCGCAGCTGCCGTCCGTGGACGGCGAAGGAATCGATAGAGGGCGAACGCGGCGACGGCGATGGCCGCCCCGCCTCCGCCGATGAGCAGCGCGCGAGGCACGCCGCCCGGTTCCTGAGTGGTCTGATCCTCGAGGTCCTCTGCCTGCGCAGCGGTCTGCCCGCCGGCGCCCTGCAGCGCCATCGGTTCCGCATCGCCGATCGTGAACGGGACGATGCCCGAGATCGGATGCCCGTCTTCCGAGACGACCTGCCAGCGCACCTGGTAGCCCGCCTCCGGCATGCCCGGATCGACGCCGACGGTCACGGTGTTGCCCGCGACCTCGACATCGTCGCCGGCCCAGTCGCGACCATTCTCGTCGAGCACGAGGACTACGGCGCCCGTGGCCGAGTCGCCGAGCGTCAGCAGCTCTCCCGAGAACGTCAGGACGATGTTCTCGGGAGCGGTGGCGAGCCGCTCGTCGACTTGCGGGGTGCTGTGGACCAGGGCGTCGTGGGCGGATGCCGGCAGAGCCGTCGCGAGAACCGCGACCGCCGCCACCGTCACCCCCACCACCCATCGGCGGACAGGAGACATGATGAAGGACCTCTCGACAGGCGTCGTCGAGCGACGCCGCACGTGCGTTCGGAGCGCTCGCGCGGAGGAGTCTCCGGGCGGGCGCGGATCACCACCCGGTCAGGACAGCCGGGGGGTGTGGATCAGACCGAGAGGCGCGAGGGCGGGGCGCGCCCGCGAAGGGTCGCGAGAAGCGGGGCGCTGTGCAGCGCATCGATCCGCGCGCCGACGAACGTGCGCGTCGCGCGGTGGGGAAGCGGTGCGGCGAGGACGGCATCGATGCGCCGCTGCACCCAGCGGACGCTCTGCTGGGCCAGATCGCGCAGACCGAGCAGCAGGCGCTCGCCGCGGTGCAGGGCGACGATCGTGACCAGTGCGGCGAAGGCGTGGCCGACCCACATCGTGGCGTCGAGTGCGACGACTGTGTCGGCGCTCCCGGTGATCGCGGGAAGGACGACGGGGGATCCGTGCACGTGCGGCGCGACCGTGCCGGAGGAGGAGACCGTCCCCAGCACGAACAGCACGTGGAAGAGGAATTGGCTGATCGCGACCGAGAGCGTGAGCCGCAGTGCGGAGAGCCGGCGGCCGGCGAGCAGCACGCACACCATGAACGACAGCACCCAGGGAACAGCGACTCCCAGAAGGCCAGGCATCGCGCCACCGGCGGAGACGTGGCCGGCGAGCGCGGCGAAGATCGCCACGGACGACGCCGCGAACCCGCGCAGGACCGCGGGCCTCCTGGACTGATGCACGATCCCCATTCTGTCAGGCGGATGCTGCTCGATAGACTCCACGCATGCGGATCCGCCCGATCGATCTCGTCGATGTCCTGGTGTATCTGGTGGTCCTCGGCGCGTTCAGCCAACTCTTCCCTGCGGTGATCTCGGAGACCTTCCTCCTGGCTCTGCTCACCGCGATCCTGCTCAAGATCGTGCTCGAGATCGTCGTGTGGGTGAAGTCGAAGGCGCTCGCCCGCATCCGTTCCGATGGGGCTGTCGCCTCGCGGGCGATCGGCGTGATCGTTCTCGTCCTGGTGCTTCCCGGGAGCAAGTTCCTGGTGCTGGAACTCGTCGACCTCGTCTTCGGCGATGCCGTGCAGCTCGGAGGCTTCTTCCTCGTCACGCTGCTGATCGTCGTGCTCATGCTGTCGCGCGGTGGCGTGCGGCGGCTGCTCGCCCGGTCGGAGCCTCGACCGGGCGCGTCCAAGATCACCTAGCAGCCGGAGGGATCTCGTTCGTCAGTGCTCGTCGTGCTCATCCTCGAGCAGCATGCCCACTGAGGTGGCACACGCATCGCCCTTCCAGGCCTCCAGGCCCTCGTGCACGGCGAAGGTCGCGATCACGAGGCCGGCCACGGCATCCGCCCACCACCACCCGAACAGCGTGTTGACGACGAGCCCGATGAGTACGGCGGCCGACAGATAGGTGCAGATCAGCGTCTGCTTCGAGTCGGCGACTGCGGTCGCGGAACCGATCTCCCGGCCGGCCCGCCGCTCCGCGAGCGACAGGAAGGGCATCACGACCACGCTGACCGCCGTCAACACGATGCCTACGGTGCTGTGCTCAGGACGTTGCGCAGTGAACAGTGACAGCACCGAGGTCGCGGTGACGTAGATCGCGAGGGCGAAGAACGCCACGGCGATGACCCGCAGGGTCGGCTTCTCCCAGCGCGCAGGATCGCGACGCGTGAACTGCCACGCGACGGCCGCGGCCGAGAGCACCTCGATCGTCGAGTCGAGCCCGAACCCGATCAGGGCGGCGGATGATGCGACCGAGCCAGCGGTGATCGCGATGACGGCTTCGATCAGGTTGTACCCGATCGTGATCGCCACGATCAGACGGATGCGGCGGTGCAGAGTCTCGCGTCGGGCCGAGGAGACAGCGGTCGACATCAGCAGGTGCATCCGTCGCCGGAGCAGCAGTCGGGTTCGACGATCAGCACCACGCGCATCAGCTCGTTCAGCGCGGGAGCGAGATGCTCGTCGGCCAGTCGGTACCGGCTGCGGCGGCCGTCGGGCACACTCTCGACGAGACCGCACCCGCGCAGGCACGCCAGGTGGTTCGACATCACCTGACGCGAGACGCCGAGGGACTCGGCGAGGTCGGCCGGGTACGACCCGGTCTCGCGCAGTGCCAGCAGGATGCCGGCCCGCGTGGGGTCGGACAGGGCGTGTCCGAGCCGGGCGACGGCGGCGGTGTGCGTCAGGGAAGCAGGTGCGGTGGTCACCCTCCGACGGTACAGATAATGCTGAATTCACTCAAGTCTGAACTAAATGCCATGACAGTTGTCACCGCGATCGGTGACGGGCCGACACTTCTGCCCTGATGCCGTTGGTGGTGGGCTGAGAGGACACTCCCGGACCTGTCTTCATCGGTCCCCGACCTGAACGGAACCCATGCGGAAGTTCGCGAAGTCCCTGCTCATCACCGTCGGCGTCATCGTCGCCGTCCCCGTGCTCGCGGTGGCGACCACCGCGATCGGGAACGCGATCGCCACACAGGTGGAATCGTCCCAGATCACCGACTACGGGCAGGGAGTGGAGGTCGACGGCAAGACCATGAACGTCGTGGTCTCAGGTGACGGCGCGGAGACGATCGTGCTGCTGCCCGGCCTCGGCACCGCGTCGCCAGGGCGCGACTTCCAGCCTTTGACGGACGAGCTGTCGCACGACTATCGCGTGGTCGTGGTCGAGCCGTTCGGCACCGGACTCAGCGACGCCACAGACAGCCCCCGCACCGCCGAGAACATCACAGGGGAGATCCATGAGGCGCTCCAGCAGCTCGGTGTCACGAAGTTCACCCTGATGGCGCACTCGATCGGCGGCATCTACGCACTCACGTACAGTGCGGCGTACCCCGACGAGCTCACGGCCTTCATCGGCATCGACAACAGCGTCCCGGATCAGCCGGGGGCGGGCGAGCCGATCCCGACGGACGCCATGGTGGTGTTGCGCAACCTCGGGATCACCCGACTGCTGACCGCGATCGCGGGGGACCCCTACGAGGGACTGCCCTACGACGACGAGTCCCGGCGGCAGATGGCGCTCCTGAGTGCGAAGAACGCGGGTGCCCCCACCATGATCGACGAGGTCGAGAACACTCCCGGCAACTTCGCGTCGGTGAGCGGGGCGGTGTTCCCGGCCGATCTCCCGGTGCTGACCTTCGTCAGCGCGAACGATACCGCGGAGTGGATCGAGATCCACGAGCAGCAGGCGGCGAGCGTGGAGCACGGCGAGATCGTGGTCCTCGATGGGCCGCACTACCTCCACCACGAACTGTCGGCGGAGATCGCCGAGCGGACCGCGGCGTTCCTCGTAGCGCTGTCTCGCTGACGTCGTACGAGCGGTTGCCGACCTCATCTTCGTGGGGTCGGCAACCGCTTTCGTGTACCCCTCACCCCCGGGAGCGCCGCCGTCCCGCCGTGCCGGGTCCGTCATCCGCCCGGACGGATTGCGGAACTCCTGACGATTCGCGGATCTTTTCTCACGGATCAGTCCGCGGATCGTCATCCTCTCCGTGATCCGTCGGTGGGGACGCCGCCCGGTCCATCGCCTGGGTTCGCCGCCTGGGTTCGCCGCCGGGCCTCTCGCCCGATCCGCCGCCGGGGTCCGCCGCCGGACCTCCATGCCGGGCCGTGCCGTCGGCATCCACTCCGACGGTTCGCGGAACTCCTGACGGTTCGCGGACCTTTCCCTGCGGATCAGTCCGTGGATCGTCATCCTCTCCGCGATCCGTCGGCGGGGAGGATGACGACAACGCAGAACACCCCCGTCGACCCTACGGGGGTGTTCTGGTTCGTGTGCGGATCAGGTGACCGCGTAGATCGCGCTGCCCACGATCACGGCGACGACCGTGGTCCAGCCGACGATCGCGACGGCCTGCCAGAGAAGGATGCGCGCCTTGCCGATCCCGGCCGCCGCGAGCATCGTCGCCGTGAAATGCGTGGGGAGCAGGAGGGGGCCGAGCAGGCTCACTCCGGGAACGCCGTAGCGCTCGAAGGCACGCTGGAACTTCTCGTTGCGGGCGCTGCGGTGGCCGGCATCCATAGAGGGTGTCTCGTCGACGCTGGTCGCTCCGCCGCCGGCGACCACGGATTCGCGGCTGCGCGACCGGTTGACGATCGCCTGGCGAGCCCCGGAACTCGCGAGCACGAGGATCGCGAC
It encodes:
- a CDS encoding TerC family protein, encoding MEITPLIWVITIAVTIAFFVYEFFAHVRTPHEPTVAESARWSIFYISLALLFGVGIGVFSGWTFGGEYFAGYLTEKALSIDNLFVFLIVMTGFAVPKIYQQKVLMIGIVIALILRGIFIAVGATLIENFSWIFYLFGALLLVLAYRQAFSSHESDPANGRFMTFVRRHLPVSDEYNKDRLTVVKNGKRFVTPMLLTIIAIGFIDLVFAVDSIPAIYGLTDEAYIVFTANAFALMGLRQLYFLIGGLLERLVYLAQGLAVILAFIGVKLVFHALHVNELPFINGGEPVLWAPEIPIWFSLLFIGATIAVATVASLMKTRRTPTSVSSHTDTIDTPTNKEHS
- a CDS encoding hemolysin family protein yields the protein MGDLLWNIALVFAFVLIGGVFAATEMALVTLRESQITAIGQRGRRGAKVAALARNPNTFLSAVQIGVTVAGFASAAYGATSIAPSVAPVFESWGMAAPLSLTVATLVLTLIIAYLSLVLGELVPKRLAIQRNAQFAYAVAPALNGFATVMRPVIWLLSVSTNALVRVLGGDPHKTADEMTDEEVREIVASHQGLPDDERRILDDVLSLRGRQISEVMRPRPEVVALDETFTVAEAIAQARELPFSRYPVSDKSIDDITGFVHVRDLFEAVAEDPTKPLATLVRPILYIPSTARVLPTLTRLRAEGQHIAVVVDEYGGTDGLVTLEDLVEEVVGEIFDEYDTAELEAPGGALDGRLNLQDFEEATGIELPRGSSDTIAGFVTEQLGRLAVVGDTVEVEGATIQVAELDRRRIARVRVTAHPDGDRPAGG
- a CDS encoding SDR family NAD(P)-dependent oxidoreductase, with product MDASAELHGRTILVTGANAGIGYWCVEQLAVRGARVILGCRSPERARLAVDAVRSQAPQADLGILPLDLGSLTSVAEAASGIDERLDAVVCNAGVKAAQRDARTSDGLDLMVGTNFLGHFALIAQLTHALAEDARVVAVGSLAHRFAPIAPATLSDPWRGSSLRQYGRSKAALMAFAFELDRRWADSPRMAVCAHPGYAVDPLTPPRPGAVETPGILRALASMTRGVVQGKDGGALPIVHAATGPDVVSGDYWGPSGALEFRGTPARVTVSDEVHSPANGSSLWSAAEKITGVPFPT
- a CDS encoding Dyp-type peroxidase — translated: MPAPAEGARSDRTGSTRRQFLLGGAVAGVGAAAAIGVDYALNRQDTPAPAPATPMNGEETVPFYGIHQAGIDTPAQAHGLFLGLDLLDTTDREGLTRLLRILTDDAARLTQGVPALADSEPELAMAPARLTVTFGFGPGLVARAAGTAPTWLAPLPAFTVDRLQPEFSDGDLLLQIAGDDPLTVAHAARMLLKDTRSFASLRWSQNGFRRAYGTERPGTTMRNLFGQVDGTTNPQPGTKDFDAVVWSDDGWLTGGTSAVIRRIRMDLDKWDRLDRSGREASVGRNLANGAPLTGKKEFDEPDFEATTAIGFPVIPQFAHIRRARGDDGEKIFRRAYNYDERPAGSSVSESGLLFVSFQADVDRQFTPMQRRLDELDLLNEWTTPIGSAVFAVPPGCREGGFIGDTLLA
- a CDS encoding copper chaperone PCu(A)C, with the translated sequence MNNTSLNPLSRFAALVAVSLLALTGCAGTSAPAESESAPAGDSVTIEDAWVKSAEEGMSAAFGTLTNTGADDVTVVSAETAASSMVELHETVENEAGEMVMREIEGGFVIPAGGTLVLEPGASHIMLMDLAAPLQAGAEVTVTLTFSDDSTYEFTAPVKDYSGANENYEDGDEHEGMDH
- a CDS encoding copper resistance CopC family protein, giving the protein MSPVRRWVVGVTVAAVAVLATALPASAHDALVHSTPQVDERLATAPENIVLTFSGELLTLGDSATGAVVLVLDENGRDWAGDDVEVAGNTVTVGVDPGMPEAGYQVRWQVVSEDGHPISGIVPFTIGDAEPMALQGAGGQTAAQAEDLEDQTTQEPGGVPRALLIGGGGAAIAVAAFALYRFLRRPRTAAAAPENDGTAEREL
- a CDS encoding cation diffusion facilitator family transporter codes for the protein MSTAVSSARRETLHRRIRLIVAITIGYNLIEAVIAITAGSVASSAALIGFGLDSTIEVLSAAAVAWQFTRRDPARWEKPTLRVIAVAFFALAIYVTATSVLSLFTAQRPEHSTVGIVLTAVSVVVMPFLSLAERRAGREIGSATAVADSKQTLICTYLSAAVLIGLVVNTLFGWWWADAVAGLVIATFAVHEGLEAWKGDACATSVGMLLEDEHDEH
- a CDS encoding ArsR/SmtB family transcription factor, producing MTTAPASLTHTAAVARLGHALSDPTRAGILLALRETGSYPADLAESLGVSRQVMSNHLACLRGCGLVESVPDGRRSRYRLADEHLAPALNELMRVVLIVEPDCCSGDGCTC
- a CDS encoding alpha/beta fold hydrolase — protein: MRKFAKSLLITVGVIVAVPVLAVATTAIGNAIATQVESSQITDYGQGVEVDGKTMNVVVSGDGAETIVLLPGLGTASPGRDFQPLTDELSHDYRVVVVEPFGTGLSDATDSPRTAENITGEIHEALQQLGVTKFTLMAHSIGGIYALTYSAAYPDELTAFIGIDNSVPDQPGAGEPIPTDAMVVLRNLGITRLLTAIAGDPYEGLPYDDESRRQMALLSAKNAGAPTMIDEVENTPGNFASVSGAVFPADLPVLTFVSANDTAEWIEIHEQQAASVEHGEIVVLDGPHYLHHELSAEIAERTAAFLVALSR
- a CDS encoding small multidrug efflux protein, which produces MNLIETFQNLVAQVPDLVQPLIIALAGAIPFIEGEGAASIGIIGGIPPVIAAIAAMIGNFVCVAILVLASSGARQAIVNRSRSRESVVAGGGATSVDETPSMDAGHRSARNEKFQRAFERYGVPGVSLLGPLLLPTHFTATMLAAAGIGKARILLWQAVAIVGWTTVVAVIVGSAIYAVT